The following are encoded in a window of Falco biarmicus isolate bFalBia1 chromosome 8, bFalBia1.pri, whole genome shotgun sequence genomic DNA:
- the HRH2 gene encoding histamine H2 receptor: protein MDPCYNHTSSQKRMDFPLQLLVGSCLAVLIVVTLSGNIIVCLAVTFDRRLRSLTNCIIVSLAITDLLLGLLVLPFSAFYELAKEWPFGSTLCNIYTSLDVMLCTASILNLFMISLDRYFAITTPLHYSQLVTPSRVAVGLAVIWTVSLMVSFLPIHLGWNTNGTAVQNTVPNCNNECRLEVNPVYGLVDALLTFYIPLVIMCITYYRILKIAREQAKRINHTWCCSSNIPMPPMVKEHKATMTLAVVLGAFIVCWFPYFTVFTYRGMWGDSRVEGTAMSIVLWLGYANSALNPILYGTLNRDFRVAYQHLLHCWRTGGPRSSRLPTLQKAHSKGRSCRQGQDRQEGKPLKLEMRNGILLTGGALKSTRAFP from the exons ATGGATCCGTGTTACAACCATACAAGCTCTCAAAAAAGGATGGACTTCCCCCTGCAGTTGCTGGTTGGGTCCTGCCTTGCCGTTCTCATTGTGGTCACTCTCTCCGGCAACATCATCGTCTGCCTGGCTGTCACCTTCGATCGCCGGCTCCGCAGCTTGACAAACTGCATCATCGTCTCCTTGGCCATCACTGACCTGCTGCTGGGCCTCCTGGTGCTGCCGTTCTCTGCCTTCTATGAACTTGCCAAAGAGTGGCCCTTTGGCAGCACTTTGTGCAACATCTATACCAGCCTGGACGTCATGCTGTGCACAGCTTCCATCCTCAACCTCTTCATGATCAGCCTGGACCGCTACTTTGCCATCACCACCCCACTCCACTACAGCCAGCTGGTCACTCCCTCCCGGGTGGCTGTGGGTTTGGCTGTTATCTGGACTGTTTCACTGATGGTCTCCTTCCTACCCATCCACCTGGGCTGGAACACCAATGGGACAGCAGTCCAAAACACAGTCCCCAACTGCAACAATGAGTGCAGGCTGGAGGTGAACCCGGTGTATGGGCTAGTGGACGCCTTGCTCACCTTCTACATCCCTTTGGTCATCATGTGTATCACCTACTACCGGATACTGAAGATAGCGAGGGAACAAGCCAAGAGGATAAACCACacatggtgctgcagcagcaacatcCCCATGCCACCCATGGTGAAAGAGCACAAAGCCACCATGACACTGGCAGTGGTGTTAGGAGCGTTCATTGTGTGCTGGTTCCCCTATTTCACCGTGTTCACATACCGGGGGATGTGGGGGGACAGCAGGGTGGAAGGCACAGCTATGTCCATTGTCCTCTGGCTGGGCTACGCCAACTCAGCCCTGAACCCCATCCTCTACGGAACACTCAACAGGGATTTCCGAGTGGCCTACCAGCACTTGCTGCACTGCTGGAGGACAGGGGGCCCCAGGAGTTCCCGCCTGCCTACCCTCCAGAAGGCTCACTCCaagggcaggagctgcaggcagggccaggACAGGCAGGAGGGTAAACCCCTGAAACTGGAGATGAGGAACGGGATCTTGCTGACTGGTGGAGCCCTCAAGAG CACCAGAGCTTTCCCATGA